In Nostoc sp. GT001, a genomic segment contains:
- a CDS encoding bifunctional class I SAM-dependent methyltransferase/HIT family protein yields MKQQKNQFSHLTAIERNYLSFPAQFLLNQNLLQGKILDFGCGFGNDVKILRQKGCDITGYDPYYFPEYPDTKFDTIICFYVLNVLLTEEQTKVLMEVSHLLKPGGKAYYAVRRDLKKQGFREHYVHKKPTYQCIVKLPFTSVCLDEHREVYEYVHYNHQRNSSNYCIFCNPRKSLKLLTESATAYAIFDGYPISKGHVLVLPKRHVGSYFELPFKEQSACWFMVNKVQEILKVEFEPDGFNIGMNINRAAGQNIMHASIHIIPRYKGDTVGSKSGIRNVIPKKQ; encoded by the coding sequence ATGAAACAGCAAAAAAATCAATTCAGCCATCTTACTGCGATCGAAAGAAATTATCTATCATTTCCGGCACAGTTTTTATTAAATCAAAACCTTCTACAAGGCAAAATACTAGACTTTGGTTGTGGCTTTGGTAATGATGTTAAAATATTGCGCCAAAAAGGTTGTGATATTACAGGTTATGACCCTTATTATTTTCCAGAATATCCTGATACTAAATTTGATACAATAATTTGCTTTTATGTTTTAAATGTTTTATTGACTGAAGAACAAACTAAGGTTCTTATGGAAGTATCACATTTATTAAAACCAGGAGGCAAAGCTTATTATGCTGTAAGAAGGGATCTCAAGAAACAAGGTTTTAGAGAACATTACGTTCACAAAAAACCTACTTATCAGTGTATTGTCAAACTTCCCTTTACTTCAGTTTGTTTAGATGAACATCGTGAAGTCTATGAATATGTTCACTATAACCATCAACGCAATTCATCTAATTATTGTATATTTTGTAATCCTCGTAAAAGTCTCAAACTATTAACTGAATCAGCAACTGCTTATGCAATTTTTGATGGCTATCCTATAAGTAAAGGCCATGTTTTAGTTCTTCCCAAACGTCATGTTGGCAGTTATTTTGAACTACCATTTAAAGAACAATCTGCTTGCTGGTTCATGGTTAACAAAGTACAAGAAATTCTCAAAGTAGAATTTGAACCTGATGGCTTTAATATAGGAATGAACATCAATCGAGCCGCAGGTCAAAATATTATGCACGCCAGTATTCATATTATCCCTCGTTACAAAGGTGATACTGTTGGCTCTAAAAGTGGAATCAGGAACGTTATTCCTAAAAAGCAATAG
- a CDS encoding Uma2 family endonuclease, which yields MLEYNLPRYLPSAEELPDSDETPVDNELQELIPGLLKAILLILWSERMDWLFGIDMGIYYHPDKPPIVPDGFLSLGVERFYDEELRPSYVLWDENVVPIFVLEVVSQNYRKEYTTKLAEYEALGVLYYVIYSSRRRRKPHLEVHKLVNGKYELQEGNPVWLPEIGLGIGCERGNYCGVTREWMYWYDEQGQRYLTPAEQVKQETQRAQQETQRAQQEAQRAQQEAQRAQIAEQRVQQLTEQLRALGIDPDNLD from the coding sequence GAAACGCCTGTGGATAATGAACTACAAGAATTAATACCAGGCTTGCTGAAGGCGATCCTGCTGATACTTTGGTCAGAACGCATGGACTGGTTGTTTGGCATAGATATGGGTATTTATTATCACCCAGATAAACCACCAATTGTGCCAGATGGGTTTTTGAGCTTAGGGGTAGAGCGGTTTTATGATGAGGAACTGCGTCCCAGTTATGTGCTGTGGGATGAAAATGTTGTACCGATTTTCGTGCTAGAAGTAGTTTCCCAAAATTATCGCAAGGAATATACTACTAAATTGGCTGAATATGAGGCTTTGGGTGTACTTTATTACGTAATTTATTCCTCTCGTCGCCGCCGCAAACCGCATCTGGAAGTACATAAGTTAGTTAATGGTAAATATGAATTGCAAGAGGGAAACCCTGTTTGGCTACCAGAAATTGGCTTAGGAATTGGTTGCGAAAGGGGCAACTATTGCGGCGTAACGCGGGAATGGATGTATTGGTATGATGAGCAAGGACAACGGTATCTCACGCCCGCAGAACAAGTCAAACAAGAGACACAACGCGCTCAACAAGAGACACAACGCGCTCAACAAGAAGCACAACGCGCTCAACAAGAAGCACAACGCGCTCAAATTGCAGAACAACGGGTGCAACAATTGACGGAACAATTAAGAGCGCTGGGAATAGATCCAGATAATCTGGATTAA